A DNA window from Hordeum vulgare subsp. vulgare chromosome 1H, MorexV3_pseudomolecules_assembly, whole genome shotgun sequence contains the following coding sequences:
- the LOC123410923 gene encoding histone H2B.1-like, giving the protein MPPKAEKKPAAKKPAEEEPATEKAEKVPAGKKPKAEKRLPAGKTASKEGGGEKKGKKKGKKSVETYKIYIFKVLKQVHPDIGISSKAMSIMNSFINDIFEKLAGEAAKLARYNKKPTITSREIQTSVRLVLPGELAKHAVSEGTKAVTKFTSS; this is encoded by the coding sequence ATGCCCCCCAAGGCGGAGAAGAAGCCGGCGGCGAAGAagcccgcggaggaggagcccgccACTGAGAAGGCCGAGAAGGTCCCCGCCGGGAAGAAGCCCAAGGCCGAGAAGCGGCTGCCGGCGGGCAAGACCGCCTccaaggagggcggcggcgagaagaagggcaagaagaagggcaagaagagcGTGGAGACCTACAAGATCTACATCTTCAAGGTGCTCAAGCAGGTCCACCCCGACATCGGCATCTCCTCCAAGGCCATGTccatcatgaactccttcatcaacgacatcttcgaGAAGCTCGCCGGGGAGGCTGCCAAGCTCGCCCGCTACAACAAGAAGCCCACCATCACCTCCCGGGAGATCCAGACCTCCGTCCGCCTCGTCCTCCCTGGGGAGCTCGCCAAGCACGCCGTCTCCGAGGGCACCAAGGCAGTCACAAAGTTCACCTCCTCTTAG